cttgatgaatttatgtaattgcttcttccaattattaacaaacatgcacctgttaatgAATAATTGGAAGAAGAACTGTTCAGGCTGTTAATTAATAACTTTTCAGGCACCACGGATTGACAAGGCATTGAAATGGTTGACAGGGATGGGCTaatatgaggtcccacagttgacagtgcatgtcagagtaaaaaccaagccacgagatCAAAGGacttgtccatagagctctgagacaggattgtgtcgaggcacagatctggggaagggtagcaaaacatgtctgcagcattgaaggtccccgagaacacagtggcctccatcatttttaaatggaagaagattggaaccaccaagactcttcctagagctggccacccggccaatcTGAGcagtctgcctacggcggcctctctcaatagcaaggccatGCTCACTGACTCTGTACATATTCAAATCTTTCCTTAAttgtgggtcagtcacagtggtcagatattctgccactatgtactctctgtttagggtcagtcacagtggtcagatattctgccactatgtactctctgtttagggtcagtcacagtggtcagatattctgccactatgtactctctgtttagggtcagtcacagtggccaggtattctgccactatgtactctctgtttagtgccaaataccattctagtttgctcagttttctTTCTCCAatttgtcaagtaattatctttttattttctcattatttggttggttctaattgtgttctcttctctctctcacgactctctctttctctcctcacgactctctctttctctcctcacgtctctctttctctctctctcacgtctctctctttctctctctctcctcacgtccctctctctctctctctcctcacgtctctctctttctctctctcacgtctctctctcctcacgtctctctctctctctcctcacgtctctctctttctctctcctcacgtctctctctttctctctcctcacgtctctctctctctctctctcacgactctctctctctctcctcacgactctctttctctctctcctcatgactctcttctctctctcctcacgactctctttctctctctcctcacgactctctttctctctctcctcacgactctctttctctctcctcacttctctctctctctctctctctctctctctctctctcctctctctctctctctcctctcctctcctctctctctctctcctctcctctcctctctctctctcctctctctcctctcctctctctctctctcctctctctctctctctctctctctctctctctctctctctctctctctctctctctctctctctctctctctctctctctctctctctctctctctctctctctctctctctctctctctctctcacttctctctctctcacttctctctctctctcctctctctctctctctctccttcactcacttctctctctctctctctctctctcctcactctctctctctctctcttctctctctctctcacttctctctctctctctctctctcctctctctctctctcctcacttctctctctctctctctctctctctctctcctctctctctctctctctcacttctctctctctctctctctctctcctcacttctctctctctctctcctcacttctctctctctctctctctctctctctctctctctcctcacttctctctctctcctcacttctctctctctcctcacttctctctctctctctctcacttctctctctctctctctctctctctctctctctctctctctctctctctctctctctctctctctctctctctctctctctctctctctctctctctcctcttctctctctctctctcactctctctctctctctctcctctctctctctctctctctcttctctctctctctctctctctctctctcctctctctctctctctctctcttcacttctctctctcttcacttctctctcctcacttctctctctctctccccccacctctctctcctctccccctctctctctcctctccccaggttCTGCAGCCCGTGTGTTCTAAGGAAGGCAAAATGCAGACCATGAAGTGTGTAGTGGTGGGGGACGGTGCTGTGGGTAAAACATGCCTCCTCATCTCCTACACCACCAATGCTTTCCCAGAGGAGTACATCCCCACCGTGTTCGACAACTACAGCGCCCAGGTTCACctgtgttttcctctgtctgtgtgttcgtctgcctgtgtgtgttttttacaGCTGGGTTTttacatatctgtgtgtgtgtgtgtgtcgcagatGACGGTAGATGGTCGCAGCATCAGCCTCAACCTGTGGGACACAGCCGGACAAGAGGAGTACGACCGCCTCCGTACTCTGTCCTACCCCCAATCCAACGTCTTCGTCATCTGTTTCTCCATCGGGAGTCCTTCCTCCCACGCCAACGTCTGCCACAAGTGGTACCCGGAGGTGTCTCACCACTGCCCCAGCGTGCCCATCCTCCTAGTGGGGACCAAGAGGGACCTGAGGAGTGATGGGGACACGGTGAAGAGGCTGAAGGAGCAGGGTTTAGCTCCCACCACACAGCAACAGGGGAACAGCATGGCTAAGCAGATAGGAGCGGTGAAGTACATGGAGTGCTCTGCTCTGACGCAGGAAGGGGTCAGGGAAGTGTTCAGCGAGGCAGTACGGGCCGTGTTGTATCCCGTTACCAAAAAGAATGCCAAGAAGTGTGTACTGTTGTAATGAAATGGGTTGGTGACTGGGACTAAGGGAGGCACACGgctggagagagtgaggagaaaagactggagagagactgacgGGGAGCTAGTTTGAGTTTGTTGGAGGAGATGGACTCAGGCCCCTCTGCCTGTAAAGACTCTTGATTCAGctcacttctctccttcctccagtatcctcaaaatcaaatcaggacctcaaagccagttcctTCTTactctctaatcagggaaaagctttagacctgggacaccaggtgggagAGCAATTCATAATCAGGCAGAACTGAAAGCCAGTTGTAGtctggacctcgtagggtcagagttgaaaACCCTGGCTCTATTATTTTCCTCTCTGCAGTGTTTAATCCACTTCTCATTGTATCACCAAAGTGACTATGCCAACAGAACTGCAGGGGAGAATATAGTCTTTCTCTCCCCAGGATGCTCAAACTCCTATTAATGTTATCTATTGATATCACTTGATTTGTAGCAATGTTCGAAAAGATGCTTCTGCCTTAGCTAATACAATCGGTGTAAAAGATGCTTCTGCCTTAGCTAATACAATCGGTCTATTTTGTTTTGTGCAATCCCTTTTTAAGATGTTCCATAATGACAGATCCCCAACCTGATAGAGCTGGAGAGACGAGCTTTAGTATAAAGATATCCACTCCCTCCATCACAGCCTATCCAGTCAGCTATTCAGGATACCCATCGAGTACTGTTGAAACCACACCTGGAAATAGGTTTTGGGCATCTTGATTTGTGCAGCTCTCTGCTttagctaggtgtccagtttgcCTTCTTAATTCACCTTCAAATGACCCTAAACCTTCTTAATTTACCTCCAAATGACCCTAAACCTTCTTAATTTACCTCCAAATGACCCTAAACCTTCTTAATTTACCTCCAAATGACCCTAAACCTTCTTAATTTACCTCCAAATGACCCTAAACCTTCTTAATTTACCTCCAAATGACCCTAAACCTTCTTAATTTACCTCCAAATGACCCTAAACCTTCTTAATTTACCTCCAAATGACCCTAAACCTTCTTAATTTACCTCCAAATGACCCTAAACCTTCTTAATTTACCTCCAAATCACCCTAAACCTTCTTAATTTACCTCCAAATCACCCTAAACCTTCTTAATTGACCTCCAAATGACCCTAAACGTTCTTAATTGACCTCCAAATCACCCTAAACCTTAATTTACCTACAAATCACCCTAAACCTTAATTTACCTACAAATCACCCTAAACCTTAATTTACCTACAAATGGACATTAGCCTAATCCAATTATGATGCAAGGGCCAAATCAACGGGGTTGTGGGCAGACATTTTAAAATCAATGAATCGAATGGTTGGATGACTGTTGTGAGTTTTTATGATTAATGCTGACAGGAATGATGGAACGACAGAGATATCAGATTGTTGGTTCCGGTTATTTATGCAAATGACATTATGTGCCTTATTGTATTATATTTGATTTTTAAATTTTATCTACCTTTTTTTAAATCTAGATGTACATGCATTAGATCCCAAAATGATTGTATTAgaaatatgttgtgtgtgtgtgtgtgtgtgtgtgtgtgtgtgtgtgtgtgtgtgtgtgtgtgtgtgtgtgtgtgtgtgtgtgtgtacactagtCTCTGGGAATAACTCAACATTACGTCCTCTCAGAAGAACCAAAGCTTCTTTCAGAAGGTGAAACGAACCTTTTGATTTGACACGATGTTTCCTCCCTCTCGGAAGCGGATGTAGAGCTGACATCAGAGAGGTGGTGTGGGTGTTGTGGTGTCAACTTGTGTTCACAGCCTTCAGCGTTTGCCACTAGAATGTGATTTATGCTACAGCCTATACGATGCTGGTAAATGGGCGGTGGGGTTTACAGGCTGTGTGATAACTGACAACGGCAGCAGGAAGTAGGGCTCAGATTCCAGTAACTGTACATTATTTAGGCTTGTCTTTTTATTTCTGCATCTTTTTATTAAATGAATGAACCGTGGGTTTTTATAGTCTGGAAAGGATATCATACTGAAAATGTACAGGGCCAAACCTTCTGAAGATCTATGTGCATCATTccctggggtgg
Above is a genomic segment from Oncorhynchus gorbuscha isolate QuinsamMale2020 ecotype Even-year linkage group LG23, OgorEven_v1.0, whole genome shotgun sequence containing:
- the LOC124011038 gene encoding rho-related GTP-binding protein RhoG-like, with protein sequence MQTMKCVVVGDGAVGKTCLLISYTTNAFPEEYIPTVFDNYSAQMTVDGRSISLNLWDTAGQEEYDRLRTLSYPQSNVFVICFSIGSPSSHANVCHKWYPEVSHHCPSVPILLVGTKRDLRSDGDTVKRLKEQGLAPTTQQQGNSMAKQIGAVKYMECSALTQEGVREVFSEAVRAVLYPVTKKNAKKCVLL